The Vicia villosa cultivar HV-30 ecotype Madison, WI linkage group LG1, Vvil1.0, whole genome shotgun sequence genome includes a region encoding these proteins:
- the LOC131644790 gene encoding BAG family molecular chaperone regulator 1-like, with protein MMKKKPYGYGGSSSRRETASCESKEEKSEWERRPGGMLVQKRIGKPEAPVANLRLRIAYGALRHDIYVSSTATFGEVKKVMSEETGLKVEEQRLIYRGKERENGEYLDVCGVKDKSKLVLIQDASSIERRFIQMRINAKIQTANRAINNVCLELDQLEEQVSVIDKSISNGVKVPEVQIITLIEMLMRQAIKLESISAEGDASAQKILQGKRVQKCVETLDILKASNATVKPVVVTTKWEIIHHSPPPTKWELFD; from the exons ATGATGAAGAAGAAACCGTATGGGTACGGTGGAAGCAGTAGTAGAAGAGAAACGGCGTCGTGTGAGTCGAAAGAAGAAAAATCCGAATGGGAAAGGAGACCGGGAGGAATGTTAGTGCAAAAACGGATCGGAAAACCGGAAGCTCCGGTAGCCAATTTGCGCCTCCGAATCGCCTACGGTGCACTCCGTCACGATATCTACGTGAGTTCGACAGCAACGTTCGGGGAGGTGAAGAAGGTGATGAGCGAAGAAACGGGATTGAAGGTAGAAGAACAGAGATTGATATACAGAGGAAAAGAGCGAGAAAATGGAGAGTATTTGGATGTGTGTGGAGTGAAAGATAAATCAAAGTTGGTGTTGATTCAAGATGCTTCTAGCATTGAGCGACGATTCATTCAGATGCGTATTAATGCTAAGATCCAAACTGCAAATCGTGCGATCAACAATGTGTGTCTCGAACTGGATCAGCTAGAAGAGCAGGTGTCTGTAATTGATAAATCAATTTCGAATGGTGTCAAAGTACCGGAAGTTCAGATTATAACGTTGATTGAGATGCTTATGAGACAAGCGATTAAATTGGAGAGTATTTCAGCAGAAGGGGATGCGTCTGCACAGAAAATTTTGCAG GGAAAGAGGGTGCAGAAGTGTGTTGAAACTTTGGATATATTAAAGGCATCTAATGCAACAGTGAAGCCTGTTGTTGTTACAACCAAGTGGGAGATTATTCATCATTCTCCTCCCCCTACCAAGTGggaattatttgattga
- the LOC131644792 gene encoding uncharacterized protein LOC131644792, which translates to MSPTSSKPEILLYNRFLSYLIWQSIPSTLIFIFSFFLLPQTPFWSLLPFLTFHFIFSVSLSFVSSPSPHPIFLNLKLSLTFLLFITASALSGSVAALSFSGFYAFGRVGLRGFLVGLIFGFHYVFKRRWVLDFPIIQRPPFFNFKMGIPLAAKRAFKLSTVAFIFSALLLEIIPHPFKCNIATRKFFAEQVVFFVGSFAVFFCWELTHNLHRVLHTKRSVFAPPKGSAAAETNPSEHLLSALEESNPKSLLRYLAYLDLCMVCENNVDTWRRAAFFEESGETYKRVIAVCLRPLEQLASRLGESMGNSTDKSTQLSDQLSSPTDVKHVEELYNFQLYAWCSRIVASLTAASRKEDKFGAAQLSGSNAAVVSTLISCLLAVENFMGKKTNLQSPNQLLGSSGIKWATANSGRLDIAAASSKRKNGPANSKAYAIADVLKTSIYQIVSSFHDEMLAGTKASLLEKDWITSEKPLFGTREMLIQKLRLFLDFRAT; encoded by the exons ATgtctccaacatcatcaaaaccagagaTTCTCTTATACAACAGGTTTCTAAGCTACCTCATATGGCAATCAATACCCTCCactctcatcttcatcttctccttttTCCTTCTCCCCCAAACCCCTTTTTGGTCTCTTCTCCCTTTCCTCACTTTCCACTTCATCTTCTCCGTTTCCCTCTCCTTCGTCTCTTCACCTTCCCCGCACCCCATTTTTCTCAACTTGAAGCTCTCACTCACTTTCCTTCTCTTTATCACCGCCTCAGCTTTATCCGGTTCCGTTGCGGCGCTTTCTTTCTCCGGATTTTACGCTTTTGGAAGAGTTGGGTTAAGGGGTTTCCTCGTTGGTTTAATCTTTGGGTTTCATTATGTTTTTAAACGTCGTTGGGTTCTGGACTTTCCCATTATCCAG cGTCCTCCTTTCTTCAACTTCAAGATGGGGATTCCTTTGGCTGCTAAACGTGCTTTTAAGCTTTCCACTGTTGCTTTCATTTTTTCTGCTCTTTTGTTAGAGATTATTCCTCACCCTTTTAAGTGCAACATTGCTACGCGGAAATTCTTCGCCGAACAGGTTGTGTTCTTTGTTGGTAGTTTTGCTGTCTTTTTCTGTTGGGAATTGACTCATAATTTACATCGG GTTTTACATACTAAAAGATCCGTATTTGCGCCACCAAAAGGATCAGCAGCTGCAGAAACAAATCCAAGCGAGCACCTCCTTTCAGCCTTGGAGGAGAGTAATCCAAAATCTCTTCTTCGATATCTTGCTTACCTTGATCTCTGTATGGTTTGCGAGAACAATGTTGACACTTGGCGCCGTGCGGCATTTTTTGAAGAATCCGGCGAGACTTACAAAAGAGTAATTGCTGTGTGCTTGAGGCCTCTGGAGCAACTTGCCTCAAGATTAGGTGAGAGCATGGGTAATTCTACTGACAAATCTACCCAACTATCAGATCAGTTATCATCCCCAACAGATGTGAAGCACGTAGAAGAACTGTATAACTTCCAG CTATATGCTTGGTGCTCAAGGATTGTTGCCTCACTGACTGCCGCATCACGCAAAGAGGATAAGTTTGGAGCTGCTCAGCTTTCTGGGAGTAACGCCGCTGTGGTTTCGACGCTGATATCATGCCTTCTTGCCGTTGAGAATTTCATGGGAAAGAAGACAAACCTGCAATCACCAAATCAATTGTTGGGATCTTCGGGTATCAAATGGGCGACAGCTAATAGTGGAAGATTAGATATCGCTGCTGCTTCTAGTAAAAGGAAAAATGGGCCAGCAAATTCAAAAGCTTATGCTATTGCTGATGTTCTCAAGACATCAATCTACCAAATAGTATCTTCATTTCATGATGAGATGTTGGCTGGTACTAAAGCAAGTCTTCTGGAGAAGGACTGGATCACAAGCGAAAAACCACTTTTCGGTACTCGTGAAATGCTAATACAGAAATTACGTCTTTTTCTTGATTTCCGGGCTACCTAA